A genomic segment from Necator americanus strain Aroian chromosome III, whole genome shotgun sequence encodes:
- a CDS encoding hypothetical protein (NECATOR_CHRIII.G12109.T1), producing MPRKAELGGSDTIDSFQRQSLDQSSKLLDTTIKRPAGSPSTRWSSPFTKYFKEKYDAHRVPREKRFHWATLAYDRDK from the coding sequence atgccaaggaaagcagAATTAGGTGGGTCGGACACGATTGAttcgtttcaacgacaatcgttggaccagagcagTAAGCTACTGGATACCACCATCAAACGCCCAGCAGGAAGTCCGTCGACCCGATGGTCAAGCCCCTTCACGAAgtacttcaaagaaaagtacgacGCTCATCGAGTTCCTCGCGAGAAGAGATTCCACTGGGCAACACTTGCGtacgatcgggacaaatga
- a CDS encoding hypothetical protein (NECATOR_CHRIII.G12113.T1), whose product MDSQRLLLLLLLLLLLLLLLLLLLLLLLLLLLLLLLLLLLLLLLLLLLLLLLLLLLLLLLLLLLLLLLLLLLLLLLLLLLLLLLLLLLLLLLLLLLLLLLLLLLLLLLLLLLLLLLLLLLLLLLLLLLLLLLLLLLLLLLLLLLLLLLLLLLLLLLLLLLLLLLLLLLLLLLLLLLLLLLLLLLLLLLLLLLLLLLLLLLLLLLLLLLLLLLLLLLLLLLLLLLLLLLLLLLLLLLLLLLLLLLLLLLLLLLLLLLLLLLLLLLLLLLLLLLLLLLLLLLLLLLLLLLLLLLLLLLLLLLLLLYSLLFHLLLYFQLSNFQFFKWKIKSDAESVKPIKDQQNLPL is encoded by the coding sequence atGGACTCGCAacgcttattattattattattattattattattattattattattattattattattattattattattattattattattattattattattattattattattattattattattattattattattattattattattattattattattattattattattattattattattattattattattattattattattattattattattattattattattattattattattattattattattattattattattattattattattattattattattattattattattattattattattattattattattattattattattattattattattattattattattattattattattattattattattattattattattattattattattattattattattattattattattattattattattattattattattattattattattattattattattattattattattattattattattattattattattattattattattattattattattattattattattattattattattattattattattattattattattattattattattattattattattattattattattattattattattattattattattattattattattattattattattattattattattattattattattattattattattattattattattattattattattattattattattattattattattattattattattattattattattattattattattattattattattattattattattattattattattattattattattattattattattattattattattattattattattattattattattattattattattatattcattgTTATTCCacctattattatattttcaactttcaaattttcaatttttcaaatggaaaatCAAATCGGACGCTGAGTCCGTAAAACCAATTAAGGATCAACAAAACTTACCACTATAG
- a CDS encoding hypothetical protein (NECATOR_CHRIII.G12110.T2), translating into MAICTYNARTLASEAAIEDLMMQAKKIKYDVIGLTETRRRHPLNAVYETGEELFLGTCDSRGVGGVGVLVNTSMAKNIDSFEQLTTRIGRLRMRRCGSIPALTIFVVYAPTSSYEEEEVEAFYMDLEKFYQEDHAFYKVIVGDFNAKVGPRRTPEELHIGTHGLQWNDQERGSPKALFFTLDVESPGGGYRNEIDHIIVNKRFCLTDVGVVPKFYTGSDHRLLRGRFSFTRRAEKSAKFRERNPRTTINWDLFATLAGFWEDSAMDNIDEEYDRLVEHLHDCAKKAESFKTTKRRLLLETLELIRQSGAARAAGNQELTSELARLCREAIKEDLKERRAEVLAEAAEAGKSIRYARRDFASRKTRMTALRNPKGTAIASRRGMEKIIYDFYSDLFDSHVHLPPHHLREDGQVIPEVLPSEIRHAIMSVRNRTAPGPDRIRPEHLKSLPPVLINTLARLFTRYLSECKVPKQWKTSKTVLLYKKGDPHDIGNYRPICLLSVIYKLFTRVILNRIEKVLDEGQPCEQAGFRKGFSTIDHIHTVSKLIEVSREYKMPLCLTFIDLKKAFDSVETEAVVEALDNQGVPTQYIKVLRELYSNFTTGISPFYKNIVIDVKRGSDRVIQFHPKYSQPPSRTQCESWNGTTWE; encoded by the exons atggcgatctgtacttataacgcacgtacgcttgcatcggaagcggccatcgaagatctgatgatgcaagccaagaagatcaagtacgacgtcatcggactgaccgagacgagacgacgtcaccctctcaacgccgtatatgaaactggagaagaactgttcttaggaacatgcgacagtagaggtgttggtggagttggcgtcctcgtcaacacgagtatggcaaagaacatcgactcttttgaacaacttacgacccgaatcggacgtctgcggatgagaagatgtggctcaataccagctttgactatcttcgtcgtttacgctccaacatcaagctacgaagaagaagaagtcgaagctttctatatggacctggaaaagttctaccaagaagatcatgccttctacaaggtcatagttggcgatttcaacgctaaggttggcccaagaagaacgccggaggaacttcacatcgggacccacggcctacaatggaatgaccaggagagaggctctccga aagccctcttctttacgctggacgtggagtcacccggtggagggtaccgtaatgaaatagaccacatcatcgtcaataaaaggttctgcctgacggacgtcggtgttgtaccaaagttctatacgggatcggaccatcgcctcctccgaggaagattttccttcacaaggagagcagagaaatccgccaagttcagagagagaaatcccaggactaccatcaactgggatctcttcgctacgctagccggcttttgggaagattctgcaatggacaacatcgacgaggaatatgaccggcttgtcgaacaccttcacgactgcgcgaagaaggctgagagttttaaaaccaccaagaggcgtctgttgcttgaaactcttgagctgatacgccagagtggagcagcacgagccgcagggaaccaagaactcacgtccgagctcgcaaggctttgccgagaggcgataaaggaagaccttaaagagagaagagcagaagtgctggctgaagctgcagaggcggggaaaagcatccgctatgcccgtcgagacttcgccagtcgcaagacgaggatgactgctctccggaacccaaagggaacagccattgcatcgagaagggggatggagaaaatcatctacgacttctactctgatctcttcgacagccatgtccacttgcctccccaccatctgagggaagatggacaagtcattccagaggttctcccgtccgaaatacgacatgctatcatgtcggtaagaaatcgtacggcacccggtcccgacagaataagaccagaacacctgaagagccttcccccagtactcatcaacaccctggcgaggctctttacacgttatctgtcggagtgcaaggttcctaaacagtggaagaccagcaagaccgtgttgttgtataaaaagggagatccacatgacatcggcaactatcgcccaatctgcctactgtccgtcatctacaagctctttacaagagtaatccttaataggattgaaaaagtcttggatgaaggacagccatgcgagcaagcagggtttcgaaaaggattcagcacgattgaccacattcacactgtttcgaaactcatcgaggtatcacgagagtacaagatgccgctctgtctcaccttcatcgacttaaagaaggctttcgactcggttgagacggaagcggtcgtggaagccttggacaaccaaggcgtccctactcaatatataaaggtacttcgagagttgtacagtaacttcacgaccggaatttcgccattctacaagaacatcgtcattgacgtgaagagggggtccgacagggtgatacaatttcacccaaaatattcacagccaccctcgagaacgcaatgcgaaagttggaatgggacgacatgggagtga
- a CDS encoding hypothetical protein (NECATOR_CHRIII.G12108.T1), giving the protein MPLCLYKMMCTRRGGLGHPSQSQDNNVPTPHINIPRELYSKLHVRNFAILQEYHHGRKEEVRQGETILPRISSATLENAMRGLEWDDMGVKVDVYLGRELNMMNDLTHELGRRRRATCGTYKSIEDVMKKARNTRLRAHFFKTAVVLALTYASETWAFRKQKENAVSVIESGIEKVMLGVTRFTQ; this is encoded by the coding sequence atgccgctgtgtctGTACAAGATGATGTGTACAAGACGCGGAGGTCTTGGACATCCAAGTCAAAGCCAAGACAACAACGTCCCTACTCCACACATAAATATACCTCGTGAGTTGTACAGTAAACTTCACGTCCGAAATTTCGCCATTTTGCAAGAATACCATCATGGACGTAAAGAGgaggtccgacagggtgaaaCAATTTTACCTAGGATATCcagtgccactctcgagaacgcgatgcgaggattagaatgggatgacatgggagtgaaagttgacgtttatctgggtcgggagttgaacatgatgaatgaCCTGACCcacgagctgggcaggaggagacgagcaaCTTGTGGaacgtataagagcatcgaggatgtaatgAAGAAGGCCAGGAACACCCGACTTCGTGCTCACTTCTTCAAGACCGCCGTAGTtcttgctttgacctatgcttcggaaacctgggcatttcgcaagcagaaagaaaacgcggtgagcgtcatagAAAGCGGAATTGAAaaggtgatgctaggagtaacccgctttacgcaatga
- a CDS encoding hypothetical protein (NECATOR_CHRIII.G12107.T2): protein MLDVQRLFLEIKKLLFYFNPQQIVTDEAPCFDSGLRAVFPEARTKLHYWHIDQTFKRSATRLVATHIRGHVKKDLSELFLIADLTLFESRFGKVLAFLEIESQTGMVNYLEENNLGKTASWASFANKGAVMDTTIIKLLIRAVKYLADSVAIRDRRRLAASSFRVQQSTECHRWELKDYESRPGKVERVAEMKWELHGKDMTEKYQVKYGVPSANVNILVNTETEEEAETIKRIYDPVLNDHENLSSLRLSFTHAHKIEVKRRKKRTKSTINEQTNRDRIPQVGPAKSLQLSDWEVQGRRLPKRKRTKITTCTYNARTLASDVVIEDLVMQARKFKYDVIGLTETRQRHPLNALYENGEGLFLGKCDNRGVIGVGVFVSTNIAVNIGSFKQLTTRIGRRRRCGPASLDHLYRLRSNIKLLRRGSRSFLYGPREVLQRRSYLYKVIVGDFNAKIGPRTTSGELNIETHGLQRNEEGERLSEFIMTTKTIHGNPQFQKPSSLRWTWESSGGGYHNEIDHIIVSKRFCLTDVAVVPRFYRDRTIAFFQEDFLSHGEEKKPRSSLSELPEPLSTGSSWLRLSGFGKIPSWTTSTPKTLELILRPFARLRLRKTPKRKEEKTLDEQLQHREGGWKRSFTASTQISSTATFTCLLTI, encoded by the exons GACCAAACATTCAAAAGGAGCGCCACCAGATTAGTTGCG ACTCACATTCGAGGACATGTAAAGAAAGATCTCAGCGAACTTTTCCTCATTGCTGACCTTACTTTGTTTGAGTCACGCTTCGGTAAAGTTCTCGCTTTTCTCGAAATAGAAAGCCAAACTGGAATGGTTAATTACCTTGAGGAGAACAATTTAGGCAA GACTGCCAGTTGGGCATCATTTGCAAACAAAGGTGCCGTGATGGACACAACGATAATTA AGCTGCTAATCAGAGCTGTGAAGTACTTGGCTGATTCAGTCGCAATTAGG GATCGCCGTCGACTCGCAGCATCCTCTTTTCGTGTTCAGCAGTCCACTGAATGTCATAGATGGGAGTTGAAAGACTACGAGAGCAGGCCTGGGAAGGTGGAGCGAGTGGCAGAAATGAAATGGGAACTTCACGGAAAGGATATGACGGAAAAATACCAAGTG aaatatggAGTTCCGAGCGCAAATGTTAATATACTCGTAAACACtgaaacagaagaagaagcgGAAACGATCAAAAGGATTTATGATCCTGTTCTTAATGATCATGAAAACCTCAGTTCACTAAGGTTGAGCTTTACACA CGCTCACAAAATCgaagtaaaaagaagaaagaaaagaacaaagagtACAATTA ACGAACAGACCAATCGAGACCGTATCCCGCAGGttggtccggccaaaagcctgcaattaagtgactgggaggtgcaagggaggcg gctaccgaaacggaaaaggactaagaTAACGacctgtacttataacgcccgAACGCTTGCATCGGACGTGGTCATTGAAGATCTGgtgatgcaagccaggaagtttaaatacgacgtcatcggactgacagAGACGAGGCAACGCCATCCACTCAACGCTTTGTATGAAAATGGAGAAGGGCTGTTCTTAGGAAAATGCGACAATAGAGGAGTTATTGGAGTTGGTGTCTTCGTCAGCACGAATATAGCAGTAAACATCGgctctttcaaacaacttacGACTCGAATCGGAAGACGACGAAGATGTGGTCCAGCCAGCTTAGATCATCTTtatcgcttacgctccaacatcaagctactaAGAAgaggaagtcgaagctttctatatggacctagagaagttctacagagaagatcatacctctacaaggtcatagttggtgatttcaacgccaaaattggccccagGACAACGTCTGGAGAACTTAACATCGAAACTCACGGCCTTCAACGGAATGAGGagggagagaggctttccgagttcatcatgacgactaagaccatccatgggaacccgcaattccagaagccctcctctctacgctggacgtgggaatcatccggtggagggtatcataatgaaattgaccacatcatcgtcagtaaaaggttttgtctgacggatgtcgctgttgtaccaaggTTTTAtagggatcggaccatcgccttcttccaggaagattttctttcacacggagaggagaaaaagccgcgaagttcacTAAGCGAACTCCCAGAACCATTATCTACTGGGAGCTCTTGGCTTCGCTTGTCGGGTTTTGGTAAGATACcgtcatggacaacatcgactcCGAAAACTCTAGAGCTGATATTGAGACCTTTCGCACGGCTGCGATTAAGGAAAACcccaaagagaaaagaagaaaag ACCCTAGAtgaacaactacagcatcgagaagggggatggaaaAGGTCATTCACGGCTTCTACacagatctcttcgacagccacgttCACTtgtctcctcaccatctga
- a CDS encoding hypothetical protein (NECATOR_CHRIII.G12111.T1) yields MDNIDEEYDRLVEHLHDCAKKAESFKTTKRRLLLETLELIRQSGAARAAGNQELTSELARLCREAIKEDLKERRAEVLAEAAEAGKSIRYARRDFASRKTRMTALRNPKGTAIASRRGMEKIIYDFYSDLFDSHVHLPPHHLREDGQVIPEVLPSEIRHAIMSVRNRTAPGPDRIRPEHLKSLPPVLINTLARLFTRYLSECKVPKQWKTSKTVLLYKKGDPHDIGNYRPICLLSVIYKLFTRVILNRIEKVLDEGQPCEQAGFRKGFSTIDHIHTVSKLIEVSREYKMPLCLTFIDLKKAFDSVETEAVVEALDNQGVPTQYIKVLRELYSNFTTGISPFYKNIVIDVKRGSDRVIQFHPKYSQPPSRTQCESWNGTTWE; encoded by the coding sequence atggacaacatcgacgaggaatatgaccggcttgtcgaacaccttcacgactgcgcgaagaaggctgagagttttaaaaccaccaagaggcgtctgttgcttgaaactcttgagctgatacgccagagtggagcagcacgagccgcagggaaccaagaactcacgtccgagctcgcaaggctttgccgagaggcgataaaggaagaccttaaagagagaagagcagaagtgctggctgaagctgcagaggcggggaaaagcatccgctatgcccgtcgagacttcgccagtcgcaagacgaggatgactgctctccggaacccaaagggaacagccattgcatcgagaagggggatggagaaaatcatctacgacttctactctgatctcttcgacagccatgtccacttgcctccccaccatctgagggaagatggacaagtcattccagaggttctcccgtccgaaatacgacatgctatcatgtcggtaagaaatcgtacggcacccggtcccgacagaataagaccagaacacctgaagagccttcccccagtactcatcaacaccctggcgaggctctttacacgttatctgtcggagtgcaaggttcctaaacagtggaagaccagcaagaccgtgttgttgtataaaaagggagatccacatgacatcggcaactatcgcccaatctgcctactgtccgtcatctacaagctctttacaagagtaatccttaataggattgaaaaagtcttggatgaaggacagccatgcgagcaagcagggtttcgaaaaggattcagcacgattgaccacattcacactgtttcgaaactcatcgaggtatcacgagagtacaagatgccgctctgtctcaccttcatcgacttaaagaaggctttcgactcggttgagacggaagcggtcgtggaagccttggacaaccaaggcgtccctactcaatatataaaggtacttcgagagttgtacagtaacttcacgaccggaatttcgccattctacaagaacatcgtcattgacgtgaagagggggtccgacagggtgatacaatttcacccaaaatattcacagccaccctcgagaacgcaatgcgaaagttggaatgggacgacatgggagtga
- a CDS encoding hypothetical protein (NECATOR_CHRIII.G12107.T1): MTMLDVQRLFLEIKKLLFYFNPQQIVTDEAPCFDSGLRAVFPEARTKLHYWHIDQTFKRSATRLVATHIRGHVKKDLSELFLIADLTLFESRFGKVLAFLEIESQTGMVNYLEENNLGKTASWASFANKGAVMDTTIISESADFLVELLIRAVKYLADSVAIRDRRRLAASSFRVQQSTECHRWELKDYESRPGKVERVAEMKWELHGKDMTEKYQVKYGVPSANVNILVNTETEEEAETIKRIYDPVLNDHENLSSLRLSFTQLPKRKRTKITTCTYNARTLASDVVIEDLVMQARKFKYDVIGLTETRQRHPLNALYENGEGLFLGKCDNRGVIGVGVFVSTNIAVNIGSFKQLTTRIGRRRRCGPASLDHLYRLRSNIKLLRRGSRSFLYGPREVLQRRSYLYKVIVGDFNAKIGPRTTSGELNIETHGLQRNEEGERLSEFIMTTKTIHGNPQFQKPSSLRWTWESSGGGYHNEIDHIIVSKRFCLTDVAVVPRFYRDRTIAFFQEDFLSHGEEKKPRSSLSELPEPLSTGSSWLRLSGFGKIPSWTTSTPKTLELILRPFARLRLRKTPKRKEEKTLDEQLQHREGGWKRSFTASTQISSTATFTCLLTI, translated from the exons GACCAAACATTCAAAAGGAGCGCCACCAGATTAGTTGCG ACTCACATTCGAGGACATGTAAAGAAAGATCTCAGCGAACTTTTCCTCATTGCTGACCTTACTTTGTTTGAGTCACGCTTCGGTAAAGTTCTCGCTTTTCTCGAAATAGAAAGCCAAACTGGAATGGTTAATTACCTTGAGGAGAACAATTTAGGCAA GACTGCCAGTTGGGCATCATTTGCAAACAAAGGTGCCGTGATGGACACAACGATAATTAGTGAAAG CGCCGACTTTCTGGTAGAGCTGCTAATCAGAGCTGTGAAGTACTTGGCTGATTCAGTCGCAATTAGG GATCGCCGTCGACTCGCAGCATCCTCTTTTCGTGTTCAGCAGTCCACTGAATGTCATAGATGGGAGTTGAAAGACTACGAGAGCAGGCCTGGGAAGGTGGAGCGAGTGGCAGAAATGAAATGGGAACTTCACGGAAAGGATATGACGGAAAAATACCAAGTG aaatatggAGTTCCGAGCGCAAATGTTAATATACTCGTAAACACtgaaacagaagaagaagcgGAAACGATCAAAAGGATTTATGATCCTGTTCTTAATGATCATGAAAACCTCAGTTCACTAAGGTTGAGCTTTACACA gctaccgaaacggaaaaggactaagaTAACGacctgtacttataacgcccgAACGCTTGCATCGGACGTGGTCATTGAAGATCTGgtgatgcaagccaggaagtttaaatacgacgtcatcggactgacagAGACGAGGCAACGCCATCCACTCAACGCTTTGTATGAAAATGGAGAAGGGCTGTTCTTAGGAAAATGCGACAATAGAGGAGTTATTGGAGTTGGTGTCTTCGTCAGCACGAATATAGCAGTAAACATCGgctctttcaaacaacttacGACTCGAATCGGAAGACGACGAAGATGTGGTCCAGCCAGCTTAGATCATCTTtatcgcttacgctccaacatcaagctactaAGAAgaggaagtcgaagctttctatatggacctagagaagttctacagagaagatcatacctctacaaggtcatagttggtgatttcaacgccaaaattggccccagGACAACGTCTGGAGAACTTAACATCGAAACTCACGGCCTTCAACGGAATGAGGagggagagaggctttccgagttcatcatgacgactaagaccatccatgggaacccgcaattccagaagccctcctctctacgctggacgtgggaatcatccggtggagggtatcataatgaaattgaccacatcatcgtcagtaaaaggttttgtctgacggatgtcgctgttgtaccaaggTTTTAtagggatcggaccatcgccttcttccaggaagattttctttcacacggagaggagaaaaagccgcgaagttcacTAAGCGAACTCCCAGAACCATTATCTACTGGGAGCTCTTGGCTTCGCTTGTCGGGTTTTGGTAAGATACcgtcatggacaacatcgactcCGAAAACTCTAGAGCTGATATTGAGACCTTTCGCACGGCTGCGATTAAGGAAAACcccaaagagaaaagaagaaaag ACCCTAGAtgaacaactacagcatcgagaagggggatggaaaAGGTCATTCACGGCTTCTACacagatctcttcgacagccacgttCACTtgtctcctcaccatctga
- a CDS encoding hypothetical protein (NECATOR_CHRIII.G12110.T1) — MAICTYNARTLASEAAIEDLMMQAKKIKYDVIGLTETRRRHPLNAVYETGEELFLGTCDSRGVGGVGVLVNTSMAKNIDSFEQLTTRIGRLRMRRCGSIPALTIFVVYAPTSSYEEEEVEAFYMDLEKFYQEDHAFYKVIVGDFNAKVGPRRTPEELHIGTHGLQWNDQERGSPSSS, encoded by the coding sequence atggcgatctgtacttataacgcacgtacgcttgcatcggaagcggccatcgaagatctgatgatgcaagccaagaagatcaagtacgacgtcatcggactgaccgagacgagacgacgtcaccctctcaacgccgtatatgaaactggagaagaactgttcttaggaacatgcgacagtagaggtgttggtggagttggcgtcctcgtcaacacgagtatggcaaagaacatcgactcttttgaacaacttacgacccgaatcggacgtctgcggatgagaagatgtggctcaataccagctttgactatcttcgtcgtttacgctccaacatcaagctacgaagaagaagaagtcgaagctttctatatggacctggaaaagttctaccaagaagatcatgccttctacaaggtcatagttggcgatttcaacgctaaggttggcccaagaagaacgccggaggaacttcacatcgggacccacggcctacaatggaatgaccaggagagaggctctccgagttcatcatga
- a CDS encoding hypothetical protein (NECATOR_CHRIII.G12112.T1), which yields MHRCSAESTKDDVHAERMGLGCPIHAQRNEHIRMHQLRLSGSGTEHDERPGPRAGLRRRAAWGAYKSIEDVVKKTRNTRLRAHLFNTTVLPALTYASETWAFRKQEENAVSVIERASEGRDSKFSPTSAIED from the coding sequence atgcatcggtgttcagctgaatctacaaaagacgatgttcatgcggaacggatgggtctcggatgccccattcacgctcaacggaacgaacatatccgaatgcaccagctacgtttatctgggtcgggaactgaacatgatgaacgacctggcccccgagctgggctgaggagacgagcggcttggggagcgtacaagagcatcgaggatgtagtgaagaagaccaggaacacccggctccgtgctcacctcttcaacaccaccgtacttcctgctttgacctatgcttcggaaacctgggcatttcgcaagcaggaagaaaacgcggtgagcgtcattgaacgcgcaagtgagggacgggattcgaagttctctcctacgtcagcgatcgaagattag
- a CDS encoding hypothetical protein (NECATOR_CHRIII.G12108.T2) — protein MMCTRRGGLGHPSQSQDNNVPTPHINIPRELYSKLHVRNFAILQEYHHGRKEEVRQGETILPRISSATLENAMRGLEWDDMGVKVDVYLGRELNMMNDLTHELGRRRRATCGTYKSIEDVMKKARNTRLRAHFFKTAVVLALTYASETWAFRKQKENAVSVIESGIEKVMLGVTRFTQ, from the coding sequence ATGATGTGTACAAGACGCGGAGGTCTTGGACATCCAAGTCAAAGCCAAGACAACAACGTCCCTACTCCACACATAAATATACCTCGTGAGTTGTACAGTAAACTTCACGTCCGAAATTTCGCCATTTTGCAAGAATACCATCATGGACGTAAAGAGgaggtccgacagggtgaaaCAATTTTACCTAGGATATCcagtgccactctcgagaacgcgatgcgaggattagaatgggatgacatgggagtgaaagttgacgtttatctgggtcgggagttgaacatgatgaatgaCCTGACCcacgagctgggcaggaggagacgagcaaCTTGTGGaacgtataagagcatcgaggatgtaatgAAGAAGGCCAGGAACACCCGACTTCGTGCTCACTTCTTCAAGACCGCCGTAGTtcttgctttgacctatgcttcggaaacctgggcatttcgcaagcagaaagaaaacgcggtgagcgtcatagAAAGCGGAATTGAAaaggtgatgctaggagtaacccgctttacgcaatga